In Mammaliicoccus sp. Marseille-Q6498, the genomic stretch AATGGAAAAGTATATAATATTGATGAAATAATTGTGCGTTTGCTTTTTATATAGAGAAAGAAGGGGTATGAATGGGGAAATATATTTATAGTATCGTAACGATATTAATGGTTTTTTGTTTATCGTTTACGTTTCAAGTCAAAACGGCACATGCGAATGAAACACAGCTTCCTAAAGAAAATAAAGTATTAGAACAAAACAACAAGACTTCAATTCCACAAAGTACAGTTAAAAAAGATACTACACAAGTCACTTCAAAAGTAGTTTTAAATCAAAAAGCACAACCAAAACCACAAGTAACAACAACTAAAAAAGTACAATCAGCTCCAACAATTGTACAAAATAAGAAACCGCAAAATACACCAAAAGCAGTGACAAACCGCAACACAAAAACTTCTCCACAAGCAGTCATAAATAAAAAAGCTACAATTACGCCAAAAGCAAAACAAATTAAGCCAACAAAAACAGTAGCCAAAACAACAAAGAAAGTAGCTCAACCTAAAAAAGTAAAAACAACAACAAAAACCACAAAACCTAAACCAAAAGCAGTACCTGTCAAAAAGAAAAAGCCTCAAACATTATCAGCAACAACAAAAAGTAAAACCACAAAAACAGTCGTTAAAAAAGCAAAAACTGTAGCAAAACCAACTAAAAATATAAAACCAAAAGTTAAGCCAAAAGTAACTAAGAAAAAGACAACTAAAAAGACAAAAACAAGTTACTATAATAAAGCCCCAAAAGCATGGTCATCTAAGATACCAGGTAGTGATAACGTACGTGACTTTGGTCAAACAACAAATGCATCAGGTATCAACGATGCATTAAAAATCATGAAAGCTTCTGGCAATAAAGGCGTTACAATAAACCATACAACGCCAAAAGCAGCTAATATTGCAACAGTATTTAATTGGAATCCTAAAGCTAAAGTATTAACTTACGGTACAGGAACAGCGATCGGCAAACATACTATACTAACAGCAAACCATGTCATCAACGATCCACAAGCACACAAACCAATGACACCATCATCAGTTAAAAATCTACAAATAAACTTACTACAACAAGGATTAAAAGCCGTACGTTCACTCAATGTTACAGGAGTCAAAATGATGAAATATGGAGACGTTGCGTTATTATACGTAAAAGAAGACATCTCAAAATATATGAAAATACGTAAAATCGCTCCCGAAAAATCAATTACAAATATCAAAGCCAACACACCCATTCACATGTATCATTACGGCTTACCAACAGGCAAATACAAAAAAGATCCTATGGGCACAATGTACTACTCAAAAGGGAAGTATTCACTCATGGCACGTAACGTCAATCCAATCGGTTATTATCAAATGATGGCCGAACCAGGATCTTCAGGCGGCGCAATATTAAACAATAAAAACGAAATATTAGGCGTACACGCATTCAGAATTGACTCAGGAGACTTTAAAAAATATCACCTGAACACAATGGCAGAACTAAGAGGAAAGTTACGCAAAGAAATTTTGAAATTTATAAAATGAGAAGGTTGAATGTGAAACCCGACTGCTCTATTAAACAAGACACTCCTTAAAGGAAAGACGTCTTATTTAATAATGTGGTCGGTTTTTTGATTGTTGCGGAGTTCTAACGACCATTATTCAGAATTGTGACCGTTAGCGGATTCTAACGACCATTATTCAGAATTGTGACCGTTAGCGGATTCTAACGACCATTATTCAGAATTGTGACCGTTAGAGAGTTTTAACGACCATTATTCGGAATTCTGACCGTTAGCGGGTTTTAACGACCATTATTCGGAATTCTGACCGTTAGAGAGTTTTAACGACCATTATTCGGAATTTTGACCGTTAGCGAATTCTAACGACCATTATTCAGAATTGTGACCGTTAGCGGATTCTAACGACCATTATTCAGAATTGTGACCGTTAGCGGATTCTAACGACCATTATTCGGAATTTTGACCGTTAGAGAGTTCTAACGACCATTATTCGGAATTGTGACCGTTAGCGGGTTCTAACGACCATTATTCAGAATTTTGACCGTTAGAGAGTTTTAACGACCATTATTCGGAATTGTGACCGTTAGCGAGTTCTAACGACCATTATTCAGAATTGTGACCGTTAGCGGATTCTAACGACCATTATTCGGAATTGTGACCGTTAGCGAGTTCTAACGACCATTATTCGGAATTGTGACCGTTAGCGGGTTCTAACGACCATTATTCGGAATTGTGACCGTTAGCGGATTCTAACGACCATTATTCGGAATTGTGACCGTTAGCGGATTCTAACGACCATTATTCAGAATTGTGACCGTTAGCGGGTTCTAACGACCATTATTCAGAATTGTGACCGTTAAGTTTATCTACAAACTA encodes the following:
- a CDS encoding trypsin-like serine protease — protein: MGKYIYSIVTILMVFCLSFTFQVKTAHANETQLPKENKVLEQNNKTSIPQSTVKKDTTQVTSKVVLNQKAQPKPQVTTTKKVQSAPTIVQNKKPQNTPKAVTNRNTKTSPQAVINKKATITPKAKQIKPTKTVAKTTKKVAQPKKVKTTTKTTKPKPKAVPVKKKKPQTLSATTKSKTTKTVVKKAKTVAKPTKNIKPKVKPKVTKKKTTKKTKTSYYNKAPKAWSSKIPGSDNVRDFGQTTNASGINDALKIMKASGNKGVTINHTTPKAANIATVFNWNPKAKVLTYGTGTAIGKHTILTANHVINDPQAHKPMTPSSVKNLQINLLQQGLKAVRSLNVTGVKMMKYGDVALLYVKEDISKYMKIRKIAPEKSITNIKANTPIHMYHYGLPTGKYKKDPMGTMYYSKGKYSLMARNVNPIGYYQMMAEPGSSGGAILNNKNEILGVHAFRIDSGDFKKYHLNTMAELRGKLRKEILKFIK